The genome window GTAGGGACCTTGCCGCAGCCGTTGTTCTGCTGCTGCTGAGCGCGCTTGCGAGCGCGCAGAGCAAGCCCGTGGAGCTCGGCGATGTTGTGGTCACCGGCAGCGTCCGCTTCCGCGTCGAGAGCTGGCAATGGTTCGAGACGCCGCTCGCCGATGGCAGCTACACCTTCGGCGCCAACCAGGTTCGGCTCGGCATCCAGCAGAAGCGTCGGAACTTCGACTGGATGCTCGAGCTCGAACAGCCCACGCTGTTCGGCTTGCCCGACGACGCCATCGCGCCGCCGCCGCAGGGCGCGCTCGGCCTGGGCGCGAACTACTTCGCGTCCAATGGCCGGGAAGCCGCGGGCATCTTCCTGAAACAAGGCTTCCTCCGGCTGCGCCTGCCGGGCACAGAGGGGAACAGCCTCCGCCTCGGCCGCTTCGAGTTCATCGAAGGGCTCGAGCCGGGCAGCAAGGACGCCACCATCGGCGTGCTCAAGCGCGACCGCATCGCGCATCGCCTGATCGGCAACTTCGGCTTCTCGCACGTCGGGCGCAGCTTCGACGGCGCGCAACTCGCCTGGAACCCGCGGAACGTGAACGTCACCTTGATGGCAGGGCGCGCCACGCGCGGCGTCTTCCAGGTCGATGGCATGGGCGAACTCGACGCCGACGTCCTCTACGGCGCGCTCACGCGCGGCACCACCTCCGCCGGCCCGGGCGAGTGGCGACTGTTTGCGGTGATGTATCACGACGGCCGGCGCACGACGAAGACCGACAACCGCCCGCTGCCGGCACGCGTCGCCGATGCCCACAACCTGCGCGTGACCACCGTGGGCGCCGACCTGCTGCACGTCTTTCCGACCAAGCGCGCCGGCTCCTTCGACGTCCTGCTCTGGGGCGCGCTCCAGGGCGGCTCGTGGGGCGTGCAGGAGCATCGCGGCTGGGCGGTCGCGCTCGAAGCCGGCTGGCAGCCGCCGCTCAAGCAGCTCAAGCCGTGGTTGCGCGCCGGGTGGAATCGCTCGAGCGGCGACGACGATCCCGCCGACGCCTCGCACCGCACCTTCTTCCAGGTGCTGCCCACGCCGCGCATCTACGCGCGCTTCCCGTTCTTCAACCTGATGAACACCGACGACCTGTTCGCCGAGCTCGTCCTGCGCCCGCACGCGCGGCTCACCGTCCGCAGCGACGTCCACTCGCTCCGCCTCGCGAGCAGCAAAGACCTCTGGTACCAGGGCGGCGGCGCGTACGACCAGTTCGTCTTCGGCTACGCCGGCCGGCCGAGCGGCGGCAACACCAGCCTCGCGACCCTCTTCGACGTCAGCGCGGACGTCACCGTCAGCAAGAACATCACGGTGACCGGCTACTTCGCCGACGCGGAAGGGAAGCAGGTCATCTCGCAGATCTATCCCGCAGACCGCAGCGCGCGCTTCGGCTACCTGGAATTCAACTACCGCTTCTGAAGCGCCGCTGGCTCGGCGTTGTAGATTATTGGGTCCGAGGAGGAGCCATGCCGAAGCCTGCACGTTCCGCCGAAGCCATCAAGCTGAGCCATCCCAAGGTGTGGAAGCGGTTCACCGAGCTCGCCGACGCCTGCCACGACGCCGGTCCGCTCAACGAGAAGACGCGCCGCCTGGTGAAGCTGGCCCTCGCGATCGCCGCCGGCACCGAAGGCGGCACGCACTCCGCCGTGCGCCACGCCCGCGAAGCCGGCATCACCCGGAAGGAGATGGAGCACGTCGTGATGCTGAGCATCACGACCATCGGCTTTCCCGCCGCGGGGCGGGCGCTCATGTGGGTC of Terriglobales bacterium contains these proteins:
- a CDS encoding alginate export family protein, with translation MARRDLAAAVVLLLLSALASAQSKPVELGDVVVTGSVRFRVESWQWFETPLADGSYTFGANQVRLGIQQKRRNFDWMLELEQPTLFGLPDDAIAPPPQGALGLGANYFASNGREAAGIFLKQGFLRLRLPGTEGNSLRLGRFEFIEGLEPGSKDATIGVLKRDRIAHRLIGNFGFSHVGRSFDGAQLAWNPRNVNVTLMAGRATRGVFQVDGMGELDADVLYGALTRGTTSAGPGEWRLFAVMYHDGRRTTKTDNRPLPARVADAHNLRVTTVGADLLHVFPTKRAGSFDVLLWGALQGGSWGVQEHRGWAVALEAGWQPPLKQLKPWLRAGWNRSSGDDDPADASHRTFFQVLPTPRIYARFPFFNLMNTDDLFAELVLRPHARLTVRSDVHSLRLASSKDLWYQGGGAYDQFVFGYAGRPSGGNTSLATLFDVSADVTVSKNITVTGYFADAEGKQVISQIYPADRSARFGYLEFNYRF
- a CDS encoding carboxymuconolactone decarboxylase family protein; the encoded protein is MPKPARSAEAIKLSHPKVWKRFTELADACHDAGPLNEKTRRLVKLALAIAAGTEGGTHSAVRHAREAGITRKEMEHVVMLSITTIGFPAAGRALMWVNDRGK